In Frondihabitans sp. PAMC 28766, a genomic segment contains:
- a CDS encoding DNA topoisomerase (ATP-hydrolyzing) subunit A: MTTTDTTGASGGFDGERIEEIDVSAEMQGSFLEYAYSVIYSRALPDARDGLKPVQRRILYQMSEMGLRPDRGHVKSARVTGEVMGKLHPHGDSAIYDALVRLAQDFTMRLPTIDGHGNFGSLDDPPAAARYTEVRLAPSALAMVEGIGEDVVDFVPNYDNQLMQPEVLPSAFPNLLVNGGSGIAVGMATNMAPHNLVEVIGAARHLIDHPHASLDDLMAFVPGPDLPTGGTIAGLAGVRDAYATGRGSFKVRARVSIENLTARKKGLVFTELPYMIGPEKVIERVKDGVGNKKLTGISDINDYSDRHHGLRLVVEIKTGFSPEAVLEQLYRHTPLEDGFSINNVALVDGQPRTLGLKELLEVYVAHRLEVVTRRSRYRLQKREDRLHLVEGLLIAIVDIDEVIQVIRTSDDSDAAKGRLRQIFDLSDLQAEYILELRLRRLTRFSRIELETERDELNAQIAELRELLADQSKLRALVSTELEDIAETYGTPRRTLLTEAAPSVASASKRSAPLLEVADVPTRVYLSTTGRILRVDLVDGAGDGPVPPSRRTKHDAIRSSLTTTSRAEIGAVTSTGRLIRFTPVDIPASPPTSVQLGAGVKIGDYLGVLEKNEQVLALVSLDSDLPLALGTAQGIVKRVTPGAWPSKPDFPVISLKPGDAVIGVAQGGDEDELVFVTSTTQLLHYSASLVRPQGPAGGGVAGVSLAAGATAIFFGAVATGSDAVVATISTSSATIAGADPGRVKVSAFADYPGKGRATGGVRAHALLKGEDALSIAWVGVAPPLAVAADGGVRQLPATLARRDASGTPLDTVVGSIGGAVS, translated from the coding sequence ATGACCACGACCGACACCACAGGCGCCTCCGGCGGGTTCGACGGCGAACGCATCGAAGAGATCGATGTCTCGGCCGAGATGCAGGGGTCCTTTCTCGAGTACGCCTATTCGGTCATCTATTCGCGCGCCCTTCCCGACGCTCGTGACGGGCTGAAGCCGGTCCAGCGTCGCATCCTGTACCAGATGTCGGAGATGGGCCTCCGCCCTGACCGTGGGCACGTGAAGAGTGCCCGTGTCACCGGCGAGGTGATGGGCAAGCTCCATCCGCACGGCGACAGTGCCATCTACGACGCCCTGGTGCGCCTGGCGCAGGACTTCACGATGCGGCTGCCCACGATCGACGGGCACGGCAACTTCGGGTCTCTCGACGACCCGCCGGCTGCCGCCCGCTACACCGAGGTGCGCCTCGCCCCGTCGGCCCTGGCGATGGTCGAGGGAATCGGCGAAGACGTCGTCGACTTCGTGCCGAACTACGACAACCAGCTGATGCAGCCGGAGGTGCTGCCGAGCGCCTTCCCCAACCTGCTGGTCAACGGCGGTTCGGGCATCGCGGTCGGGATGGCGACCAACATGGCGCCGCACAACCTCGTCGAGGTCATCGGCGCGGCCCGTCACCTCATCGACCACCCCCACGCATCGCTCGACGACCTGATGGCCTTCGTGCCCGGGCCCGATTTGCCGACCGGAGGCACCATCGCGGGCCTCGCCGGCGTGCGCGACGCGTACGCGACCGGCCGCGGCAGCTTCAAGGTGCGCGCCCGCGTCTCGATCGAAAATCTGACGGCCCGCAAGAAGGGCCTGGTCTTCACCGAACTGCCATACATGATCGGCCCCGAGAAAGTCATCGAGCGGGTCAAAGACGGTGTGGGCAACAAGAAGCTCACCGGCATCTCCGACATCAACGACTACAGTGACCGGCACCACGGCCTGCGTCTCGTCGTCGAGATCAAGACCGGGTTCAGCCCCGAGGCCGTGCTCGAGCAGCTCTACCGGCACACCCCGCTCGAAGACGGCTTCAGTATCAACAACGTCGCGCTCGTCGACGGTCAGCCGCGCACCCTCGGCTTGAAAGAGTTGCTCGAGGTCTACGTCGCGCACCGCCTCGAGGTCGTCACGCGCCGCAGCCGTTACCGCCTGCAGAAGCGCGAAGATCGCCTGCACCTCGTGGAGGGTCTCCTGATCGCCATCGTCGACATCGACGAGGTCATCCAGGTGATCCGCACCAGCGACGACTCCGATGCAGCCAAGGGTCGCCTGCGCCAGATCTTCGACCTCTCCGACCTCCAGGCCGAGTACATCCTCGAGCTGCGACTGCGCCGCCTCACCCGCTTCAGCCGCATCGAGCTCGAGACCGAGCGCGACGAGTTGAACGCGCAGATCGCCGAGCTGCGCGAGCTGCTCGCCGACCAGAGCAAGCTGCGCGCCCTCGTGTCGACCGAGCTCGAAGACATCGCCGAGACCTACGGCACGCCCCGCCGTACCCTGCTGACCGAGGCGGCGCCGTCGGTGGCCTCCGCGTCGAAGCGCTCGGCCCCCCTGCTCGAGGTCGCCGATGTGCCGACGCGGGTGTACCTGTCGACGACCGGTCGGATCCTGCGGGTCGACCTGGTCGACGGGGCCGGCGACGGGCCGGTGCCGCCGTCGCGACGGACGAAGCACGATGCGATCCGGTCGTCGCTGACCACCACGTCGCGAGCCGAGATCGGCGCCGTCACGAGCACGGGCCGCCTCATCCGGTTCACACCCGTCGACATACCGGCTTCTCCCCCGACGTCGGTGCAGCTCGGCGCGGGCGTGAAGATCGGCGACTATCTGGGCGTTCTCGAGAAGAACGAGCAGGTGCTGGCACTGGTGTCGCTCGACTCCGACCTGCCACTCGCCCTCGGCACGGCGCAGGGCATCGTCAAGCGCGTCACGCCCGGCGCGTGGCCGTCGAAGCCCGACTTCCCGGTGATCTCGCTTAAACCCGGCGACGCGGTGATCGGCGTCGCCCAGGGTGGCGACGAGGACGAGCTGGTGTTCGTCACGTCGACCACGCAGCTGCTGCACTACTCGGCGTCGCTCGTGCGGCCGCAGGGGCCGGCCGGCGGCGGTGTCGCGGGCGTCTCGCTCGCGGCCGGGGCGACGGCGATCTTCTTCGGGGCCGTGGCGACGGGGTCGGACGCCGTCGTCGCGACCATCTCGACGTCGTCTGCGACCATCGCCGGTGCTGATCCTGGTCGCGTGAAGGTGTCGGCGTTCGCCGACTACCCGGGCAAGGGGCGTGCCACCGGCGGTGTCCGGGCACACGCGCTGCTCAAGGGCGAAGACGCGCTCTCGATCGCGTGGGTCGGCGTCGCGCCGCCCCTCGCCGTCGCAGCCGACGGCGGAGTGCGCCAGCTGCCCGCGACGCTCGCCCGCCGTGACGCGTCGGGCACGCCGCTCGACACCGTGGTCGGTTCGATCGGTGGCGCTGTCTCCTAG
- a CDS encoding acyl-CoA dehydrogenase family protein gives MRLTTSQTEYRDAVRALCAELVPDEATRRRLTADDTLLHSPEAAAAFAERDLLGVSLPAADGGRGRTFVEECLLLEETARTGVPLMAYSTALTAAQSYLKWGDEAQRQTIVASLRGGHAESISFTEPEAGSDLASATTSARLDADDYVITGRKTWISFAHLASHLLVLTRTDASGVRHDGLTLLMVSADAPGVEILPIRTMGAPMVNDIVFTDVRVPASAVVGEVGEAWRHISRGLAIERVIIAAMCVGASQRALDQLIAHVITRVQFGKPLSKKQAVAHRIADVATEIAVLRSFVYDVAERIDEGDEDALNTEASMAKLKGSETFKKTTLEAVQLMGGYGFGSEWGMEQQLRTAIAPTIYGGANEVQREIVARGLGL, from the coding sequence ATGCGGCTGACCACCAGCCAGACCGAGTACCGCGACGCAGTGCGCGCGCTGTGCGCCGAGCTCGTGCCCGACGAGGCCACCCGACGCCGACTCACGGCCGACGACACGCTGCTGCACTCGCCCGAGGCCGCAGCCGCGTTCGCCGAGCGCGACCTGCTCGGCGTGTCGCTGCCGGCCGCCGACGGCGGGCGCGGCCGCACCTTCGTCGAAGAGTGCCTCCTGCTCGAAGAGACCGCCCGCACCGGCGTGCCGCTCATGGCCTACTCGACCGCTCTCACCGCGGCACAGTCCTACCTCAAGTGGGGCGACGAAGCTCAGCGCCAGACGATCGTGGCCTCCCTTCGCGGCGGCCACGCCGAGTCCATCTCGTTCACCGAGCCCGAGGCAGGATCCGACCTGGCCAGCGCCACGACCTCGGCGCGCCTCGACGCCGACGACTACGTGATCACCGGCCGGAAGACCTGGATCTCGTTCGCCCATCTGGCCTCGCACCTGCTGGTCCTCACGCGCACCGATGCCTCGGGCGTGCGACACGACGGGCTGACGCTGCTCATGGTGTCGGCCGACGCCCCGGGCGTCGAGATCCTGCCGATCCGCACTATGGGTGCGCCGATGGTCAACGACATCGTATTCACCGACGTGCGGGTTCCGGCGTCGGCCGTGGTCGGCGAGGTGGGCGAGGCGTGGCGGCACATCAGCCGCGGCCTCGCCATCGAGCGGGTCATCATCGCGGCGATGTGCGTGGGGGCGTCGCAGCGGGCCCTCGACCAGTTGATTGCGCACGTGATCACGCGCGTGCAGTTCGGCAAGCCACTATCGAAAAAGCAGGCCGTCGCGCACCGCATCGCCGACGTCGCCACCGAGATCGCCGTGCTGCGCTCGTTCGTCTACGACGTGGCCGAGCGCATCGACGAGGGCGACGAAGACGCGCTCAACACCGAGGCGTCGATGGCCAAGCTCAAGGGCTCCGAGACGTTCAAGAAGACGACGCTCGAGGCGGTCCAGCTGATGGGCGGCTACGGCTTCGGGTCGGAGTGGGGTATGGAACAGCAGCTGCGCACGGCGATAGCGCCGACGATCTACGGCGGCGCTAACGAGGTGCAACGCGAGATCGTGGCGCGCGGGCTCGGCCTCTAG
- a CDS encoding type IIA DNA topoisomerase subunit B: MTTTSTDTYSARHLSVLEGLEAVRKRPGMYIGSTDSRGLMHCLWEIIDNAVDEALGGFGASIDVILHPDDSVEVRDTARGIPVDIEPKTGLTGVEVVFTKLHAGGKFGGGSYAASGGLHGVGASVVNALSERLDVSVDRGGKTHSMSFHRGEPGTFADVDASDPHPDAPFSPFENGSVLKVTGKVAKGKTGTRVRYWADRQIFTKGAAFSTDDLISRAQQTAFLVPGLTIRIRDERPVTLAGTPDGRPVESVFEYEGGISEFVDHLAPDRPVTDTWRLQGTGHYTETVPVLDDKGHMVSTDVKRECEVDIALRWGEGYETVTRSFVNIIATPKGGSHQAGFDAGLLKFLKAQVDANARRLKVGNDKLEKDDIMAGLTAVLTVRLPEPQFEGQTKEVLGTPAVRAIVSNAVADAMKAIYASPKRDDKTQSAAVLDKIVAEMKSRIAARAHKETQRRKNALESSSLPAKLVDCRSNDVDSTELFIVEGDSALGTARAARSSEYQALLPIRGKILNVQKASVSDMLSNLECAAIIQVIGAGSGRSFDLSQARYGKVIVMSDADVDGAHIRTLLLTLFFRYMRPMIEAGRVFAAVPPLHRVVVMNPGSKPNETIYTYSEQELQSVLAGLRKSNKRYQDPIQRYKGLGEMDAEQLATTTMDRSGRLLRRVKVEDAENAGRVFELLMGNDVAPRKDFIIDGAEGLTRERIDT; the protein is encoded by the coding sequence GTGACCACGACCTCGACCGACACGTACAGCGCGCGGCACCTCTCCGTGCTCGAAGGTCTCGAGGCGGTTCGGAAGCGCCCCGGCATGTACATCGGCTCGACCGACTCGCGCGGTCTGATGCACTGCCTCTGGGAGATCATCGACAACGCCGTCGACGAGGCCCTGGGCGGGTTCGGAGCCAGCATCGACGTGATCCTGCACCCCGACGACAGCGTCGAGGTGCGCGACACCGCCCGCGGCATCCCGGTCGACATCGAGCCGAAGACCGGCCTCACCGGTGTCGAGGTCGTCTTCACGAAGCTGCACGCCGGCGGCAAGTTCGGCGGCGGCTCGTACGCGGCGTCGGGAGGCCTCCACGGTGTCGGCGCGAGCGTCGTCAACGCTCTCTCCGAGCGCCTCGACGTGTCGGTCGACCGAGGCGGGAAGACTCATTCGATGTCGTTCCACCGCGGCGAGCCCGGCACCTTCGCCGATGTCGATGCGAGCGACCCGCATCCTGACGCGCCCTTCTCTCCGTTCGAGAACGGCAGCGTCCTGAAGGTCACGGGCAAGGTCGCCAAAGGCAAGACCGGCACGCGCGTGCGCTACTGGGCCGACCGGCAGATCTTCACCAAGGGTGCCGCCTTCTCGACCGACGACCTGATCTCGCGCGCGCAGCAGACCGCCTTTCTCGTGCCGGGTCTGACCATCAGGATCCGCGACGAGCGGCCCGTCACACTGGCGGGCACCCCGGACGGCCGGCCGGTCGAAAGCGTCTTCGAATACGAGGGCGGCATCTCGGAGTTCGTCGACCACCTCGCACCCGACCGCCCCGTCACCGACACCTGGCGTCTGCAGGGCACCGGGCACTACACCGAGACCGTGCCCGTGCTCGACGACAAGGGCCACATGGTGTCGACCGATGTGAAGCGCGAGTGCGAGGTCGACATCGCGCTGCGCTGGGGCGAGGGCTACGAGACGGTCACCCGCAGCTTCGTCAACATCATCGCCACACCCAAGGGCGGGTCGCATCAGGCCGGATTCGACGCGGGCCTGCTCAAGTTCTTGAAGGCGCAGGTCGACGCGAACGCCCGTCGCCTCAAGGTCGGTAACGACAAGCTCGAGAAAGACGACATCATGGCCGGTCTCACCGCCGTGTTGACCGTGCGTCTGCCCGAGCCGCAGTTCGAGGGCCAGACGAAGGAGGTGCTCGGCACCCCGGCCGTGCGCGCCATCGTCTCGAACGCCGTCGCCGATGCGATGAAGGCGATCTACGCCTCGCCCAAGCGCGACGACAAGACGCAGTCGGCCGCCGTGCTCGACAAGATCGTCGCCGAGATGAAGTCGCGTATCGCCGCTCGCGCCCACAAAGAGACCCAGCGGCGCAAGAACGCTCTCGAGTCGTCGTCGCTGCCGGCGAAGCTGGTCGACTGCCGCTCGAACGACGTCGACTCCACCGAGCTCTTCATCGTCGAGGGCGACTCGGCGCTCGGAACGGCGCGCGCGGCTCGCTCGAGCGAGTACCAGGCGCTGCTGCCGATCCGCGGCAAGATCCTCAACGTGCAGAAGGCGTCGGTGAGCGACATGCTCTCGAACCTCGAGTGCGCCGCGATCATCCAGGTGATCGGCGCGGGCTCGGGGCGGTCGTTCGACCTGTCGCAGGCGCGGTACGGCAAGGTCATCGTCATGAGCGACGCCGACGTCGACGGTGCACACATCCGCACGCTGCTGCTGACGCTGTTCTTCCGCTACATGCGGCCCATGATCGAGGCCGGTCGAGTGTTCGCCGCCGTGCCGCCGCTGCACCGCGTCGTCGTGATGAACCCGGGGTCGAAGCCGAACGAGACGATCTACACGTACTCCGAGCAGGAGCTCCAATCGGTGCTCGCCGGTCTTCGCAAATCGAACAAGCGCTACCAGGATCCGATCCAGCGCTACAAGGGCCTCGGCGAGATGGATGCCGAGCAGTTGGCCACCACGACGATGGACCGCTCGGGTCGCCTCCTGCGCCGCGTCAAGGTCGAGGACGCCGAAAACGCGGGCCGAGTGTTCGAGCTGTTGATGGGCAATGACGTCGCGCCCCGTAAGGACTTCATCATCGACGGCGCCGAGGGCCTCACGCGCGAGCGCATCGACACCTGA
- a CDS encoding alkaline phosphatase family protein has protein sequence MTTMVPARDPDARSLADVVPSCIAAVTGPGNEAGFVDTLRLGRASHVVILVVDGLGAANLNARSAYARTLSAAGTSIFSGFPTTTAAALATLTTGALPGQHGLVGYKVLDAANDRVVKQLSGWDALLDPATWQRLPTTFEKAAGSGVAVWAVGPTRYSDSGLTRAILRGARYRSAESVTQRFDAAIDILHDPAPSVTYLYVPELDMAAHRYGWESDQWAAALESLDAEVRRLVASLGREQALLVTADHGIIDVPEHKHVIFGDKLGLLDGVRHLAGEPRCLQLHFDASADNAQRVAVVDAWRAAEGQRAWVVTRDEAIEAGWFGEVAPEVTPRIGDVLIAARKGIAYYATVDERSRGMIGQHGSWSPDETQVPLLRFGAFAR, from the coding sequence ATGACGACCATGGTACCGGCGCGCGACCCCGACGCCCGGAGCCTGGCCGACGTGGTGCCGAGTTGCATCGCCGCAGTGACGGGGCCGGGAAACGAGGCCGGCTTCGTCGACACGCTGAGGCTGGGACGGGCGTCGCACGTGGTGATCCTGGTCGTCGACGGGCTCGGTGCAGCCAACCTCAACGCGCGCTCGGCGTATGCCCGCACGCTGTCGGCCGCCGGAACGTCGATCTTCTCGGGCTTCCCGACGACGACGGCGGCGGCCCTCGCCACCCTCACGACCGGCGCGCTGCCGGGCCAGCACGGCCTGGTTGGCTACAAGGTGCTCGACGCGGCGAACGACCGTGTCGTCAAGCAGCTCTCGGGCTGGGACGCCCTGCTCGACCCCGCGACTTGGCAGCGACTGCCCACGACCTTCGAGAAGGCGGCAGGATCAGGGGTGGCCGTCTGGGCGGTCGGCCCGACCCGCTACTCAGACTCGGGTCTCACGCGGGCGATCCTGCGCGGCGCCCGCTACCGCTCGGCCGAGTCGGTGACCCAGCGATTCGACGCCGCCATCGACATCCTGCACGACCCCGCCCCCAGCGTGACGTACCTCTATGTGCCCGAACTCGACATGGCGGCCCACCGGTACGGCTGGGAGTCGGACCAGTGGGCCGCAGCTCTCGAGTCGCTCGACGCCGAGGTGAGGCGACTCGTCGCCTCGCTCGGGCGCGAGCAGGCGCTGCTGGTGACGGCCGACCACGGCATCATCGACGTGCCCGAGCACAAGCACGTGATCTTCGGCGACAAGCTCGGGCTGCTCGATGGCGTGCGGCACCTCGCGGGGGAGCCGCGGTGCCTGCAGCTGCACTTCGATGCGTCGGCCGATAACGCGCAACGGGTTGCCGTGGTCGACGCATGGCGCGCCGCCGAGGGGCAGCGCGCCTGGGTCGTCACCCGCGACGAGGCGATCGAAGCGGGGTGGTTCGGCGAGGTCGCTCCGGAAGTGACGCCCCGGATCGGCGACGTGCTGATCGCCGCGCGAAAGGGCATCGCGTACTACGCGACTGTCGACGAGCGTTCTCGCGGCATGATCGGGCAGCATGGCTCGTGGTCGCCCGACGAGACGCAGGTGCCGCTGCTGCGCTTTGGAGCCTTCGCCCGCTAG
- a CDS encoding type 1 glutamine amidotransferase yields the protein MASTAPSLSILQLYPAELGVSGDGGNVVTLAERARRANVTVTVAEHRVGDALPASADVVVVGSGPLSTLRALHPDILRFAPLLSDWADAGVPVVAIGGGMEILSNGISGEGADLVGLGFFDAAAHRGAKRRANYFQVETTYGEADLTLLGFEDHATRFELAAGARPFGRVTSGGGNGDGTEGIVRGASFGTQLKGPALPLNPALTDRVLAAALARNGAEFTTNDTHAKLDEFAAKARKVIAANLEHVFKAM from the coding sequence ATGGCCTCCACCGCACCATCCCTGTCGATCCTGCAGCTGTACCCCGCCGAGCTCGGCGTCTCGGGTGACGGCGGCAACGTCGTCACGCTGGCCGAGCGTGCGCGTCGAGCCAATGTCACCGTGACCGTGGCCGAGCACCGCGTCGGTGACGCGCTGCCCGCCTCGGCCGATGTCGTCGTGGTCGGATCCGGGCCGCTGTCGACGCTGCGGGCGCTGCACCCTGACATCCTGCGGTTCGCCCCGCTGTTGTCCGACTGGGCCGACGCCGGCGTGCCCGTCGTCGCGATCGGCGGCGGCATGGAGATCCTCTCGAACGGCATCTCGGGCGAAGGCGCCGACCTCGTGGGGCTCGGCTTCTTCGATGCTGCTGCGCACCGCGGAGCCAAGCGCCGCGCTAACTACTTCCAGGTCGAGACCACCTACGGCGAGGCGGACCTCACGCTATTGGGGTTCGAAGACCACGCCACCCGGTTCGAGCTCGCGGCGGGCGCTCGGCCGTTCGGCCGCGTCACGAGCGGCGGGGGCAACGGAGACGGCACGGAGGGCATCGTGCGCGGCGCGTCGTTCGGCACGCAGCTCAAGGGCCCGGCTCTGCCGCTCAACCCCGCGCTGACCGATCGTGTCCTGGCCGCGGCTCTCGCACGCAACGGCGCCGAGTTCACGACCAACGACACACACGCGAAGCTCGACGAGTTCGCCGCGAAGGCGCGCAAGGTCATCGCCGCCAACCTGGAGCACGTCTTCAAGGCCATGTAG
- a CDS encoding DUF4193 domain-containing protein yields the protein MATDYDAPRKNDDDSESIEALKERVPDKMSGVVDVDDADNPGSFELAGQDLSDLDLDVVVLPPQADEFTCVECFLVKHRSQLDHETKLGPICLECAA from the coding sequence ATGGCCACCGACTACGACGCACCTCGCAAGAACGACGACGATTCCGAGTCGATCGAGGCGCTGAAAGAGCGGGTTCCCGACAAGATGTCCGGAGTGGTCGACGTCGATGACGCCGACAACCCCGGCAGCTTCGAGCTCGCGGGGCAGGATCTCTCCGATCTGGATCTCGACGTCGTCGTCCTGCCCCCGCAGGCCGACGAGTTCACCTGTGTCGAGTGCTTCCTCGTGAAGCACCGTTCACAGCTCGACCACGAGACCAAGCTCGGGCCTATCTGCCTGGAATGCGCGGCCTGA
- the sepH gene encoding septation protein SepH, which translates to MQDLKVIGVESGALLVATDAGSEYRLPVTLSLQTQLRQANPDLRSTSASAAVQKISPRDIQASIRAGRTAEQVATDTGAEIDYVRRFEGPVLDERGFVLERARAVPVSVVSADGAIGELSKFGDVIDSRLDEAEASDRDWTSYKDPATGWVVHVTYTAAEVEREATWRFEPKKQGLAPLDGDAHTLSRQDGSRTTLVPRLRAVDSTTGGVEPLESADEPAPAGSSAPNEAGRFDSGAFEPAPVAPETLVPEPPLPFDRTRDGRTAASFAAMNRAPENAPEHNQTADLLEALRRRRGEREAARFDDDHASTPESSVDSRAAHPSTGSMRVIDVPLDDFETVGTVDEPTPETPEPPRTTKPLATHPTASRRVAPRRQAPTPPPAEEAPEQQRAKQGGRARKGRAAMPSWDEIVFGARSDDDPA; encoded by the coding sequence ATGCAGGATCTCAAGGTCATCGGAGTCGAGAGCGGCGCACTGCTCGTCGCCACGGACGCCGGCAGCGAATACCGTCTGCCCGTGACCCTGTCGCTGCAGACGCAGCTGCGGCAGGCGAACCCCGATCTGCGCTCCACGAGCGCGTCGGCGGCAGTGCAGAAGATCAGCCCGCGCGACATCCAGGCGAGCATCCGCGCCGGCCGCACGGCCGAGCAGGTCGCCACCGACACCGGGGCCGAGATCGACTACGTGCGTCGTTTCGAGGGGCCCGTGCTCGACGAGCGCGGCTTCGTGCTCGAGCGCGCCCGGGCCGTGCCGGTCAGCGTCGTGTCCGCCGACGGCGCAATCGGCGAGCTCTCGAAGTTCGGCGACGTGATCGACTCGCGTCTCGACGAGGCCGAGGCGAGCGACCGCGACTGGACGAGCTACAAGGACCCGGCCACCGGCTGGGTCGTGCACGTCACCTATACCGCCGCCGAAGTCGAGCGCGAGGCGACCTGGCGCTTCGAGCCGAAAAAGCAGGGCCTCGCCCCGCTCGACGGTGACGCCCACACTCTCTCGCGCCAGGACGGCTCGCGCACCACGCTGGTGCCCCGACTTCGCGCTGTCGACTCGACCACCGGCGGCGTCGAGCCCCTCGAATCGGCTGACGAGCCGGCACCGGCGGGATCGTCGGCGCCGAACGAGGCGGGTCGATTCGACAGTGGTGCGTTCGAGCCGGCGCCCGTGGCACCCGAAACGCTCGTGCCCGAGCCCCCCCTGCCCTTCGACCGAACTCGTGACGGCCGCACGGCGGCGTCGTTCGCCGCGATGAACCGCGCGCCCGAGAATGCCCCCGAGCACAACCAGACGGCCGACCTCCTCGAGGCGCTGCGCCGCCGCCGCGGCGAGCGGGAGGCCGCGCGCTTCGACGACGACCACGCGTCGACGCCCGAGTCGTCTGTGGACTCGCGTGCGGCGCACCCGTCGACGGGGTCGATGCGCGTCATCGACGTTCCGCTCGACGACTTCGAGACGGTGGGCACCGTCGATGAGCCGACTCCCGAGACGCCCGAGCCCCCGCGCACGACCAAGCCCCTCGCCACGCACCCGACGGCGTCGCGCCGAGTCGCCCCGCGGCGCCAGGCGCCGACACCGCCTCCCGCCGAGGAGGCTCCCGAGCAGCAGCGCGCCAAGCAGGGCGGTCGCGCCCGCAAGGGCCGTGCCGCCATGCCGAGCTGGGACGAGATCGTGTTCGGCGCCCGTTCGGACGACGACCCCGCCTGA
- a CDS encoding DUF3093 domain-containing protein translates to MTSYRERLSPPPLVYLALLMVVPASVLVFLPINIPVGWLVGIVLFFGFGIALWFGSPVLRIDDEGFHAGRAVLYPAEIGTAAAFLAEDATAERGVRLDARAWTLFRGWVHPVLKIELTDLTDPAPYWLVSTRHPQKLSRAIDSIRPRIPGR, encoded by the coding sequence ATGACCTCGTACCGCGAACGCCTCAGCCCTCCCCCGCTCGTCTACCTCGCGCTCCTCATGGTCGTGCCTGCGAGCGTGCTGGTGTTCCTGCCGATCAACATCCCCGTGGGCTGGCTCGTCGGCATCGTGCTGTTCTTCGGCTTCGGGATCGCGCTGTGGTTCGGCTCTCCTGTCCTGCGGATCGACGACGAAGGCTTCCACGCGGGCCGAGCCGTGCTCTACCCCGCCGAAATCGGAACGGCCGCCGCATTCCTCGCTGAGGATGCGACGGCCGAGAGAGGCGTCCGTCTGGACGCGCGGGCCTGGACACTGTTCAGGGGCTGGGTGCACCCGGTGCTGAAGATCGAGCTGACCGACCTCACCGACCCCGCGCCCTACTGGCTCGTGTCGACGAGGCATCCCCAAAAGCTGTCCCGTGCGATCGATTCGATCAGGCCGCGCATTCCAGGCAGATAG